The genomic window ACCGCCGGAGACGCCTGAGCGAGGCGGCGGCCGCGCAGGGCGCCGACGTCGTCGTCGCGTACGGCGCGAACCGCGCGGGCAGCTCCGTCGGCTGGCTCACGACCTGGCCGGTCACCAGAGAGGCCGTCGTCCTGCTCGATCCCGACGGGTCGGCGCGGCTGTTCGTCGGCTTCCCCAACCACGTACCGGACGCGCGGCGGACCGTCGAGGCCGCGGGTCTCGGCGATGAGGTGGGCGTGCTCGACGACGACACCGCGGCCGTCGTGGCCGACGCGCTGAACCACGGTGGACCACGGCGGAGGATCGGCGTGATCGGCCCGGCACCGGGCCCCGTCCGCGCCGCTCTCGCGTCACGCGGCACGGACGTCGTCGGGCTCGACGCGGCGTACACCCGCCTGCGCACGACCAAGTCGGTGGAGGAGCTGGCGTGGCTGGAGCACGCCGCCGCGCTGACCGACCTGGCCGCCGGCGCGCTGCTCGACGCCGCGGGCGAGGGCGCGAGCGAGCGCGAGATGGTCGCCGCCGCGGAGCGCTCGTACCGGCCGGCGGGCGGCACGCACCACATCTGCTACGTGACGACGACGCCGATGGCGGCGCCCGACCGGTGCGTCCCCGCCCAATGGCCGGGCGACCGCAGGGCCGAGCCGGGCTCGGTCGTCGTGTT from Streptosporangiales bacterium includes these protein-coding regions:
- a CDS encoding M24 family metallopeptidase encodes the protein MIVPVSTTTTRVGGPPPPFSAEELRDRRRRLSEAAAAQGADVVVAYGANRAGSSVGWLTTWPVTREAVVLLDPDGSARLFVGFPNHVPDARRTVEAAGLGDEVGVLDDDTAAVVADALNHGGPRRRIGVIGPAPGPVRAALASRGTDVVGLDAAYTRLRTTKSVEELAWLEHAAALTDLAAGALLDAAGEGASEREMVAAAERSYRPAGGTHHICYVTTTPMAAPDRCVPAQWPGDRRAEPGSVVVFELSAGWGADYPAQLLRTATVASPPTPLYAHLHWAAATILDDLLARIRPGVRPADLLDVLDPLRAEGLTLVDDLVHGLGGGYLPPVLSGRTSRPTGLHAEPLCAGMTIVVQPNVCTADLSAGVQTGEMVVVTEDGCRSLHAFRPGLLRVPR